The Treponema primitia ZAS-1 genome window below encodes:
- a CDS encoding carbon starvation protein A, producing MNGLVLLIISVVVLVFAYLLYGRYLARTWGIEPSKKTPALEFEDGEEYVPSTPAVVFGHEFASIAGAGPINGPIIAAMFGWLPVMLWLLVGTVFFGAAHDFVALYTSVKNKGKSIGYVIEIYAGKAGKRLFLIFVWLFSVLIAAAFSDIVAGTFAGIDAAGSANRTNGSVATASGLFIIAAVLIGFLIRKRKASDLASGIIAVDLLIVCIVLGIFHPVFLSQSIWLYLVFAYIFVASVVPVWLLGQPRNYLSSFLLIAMILAAFIGVIFTAPEIAIPAFVGFEVNGSYLFPALFITIACGAISGFHSLVATGAASKEISNEKYMLPISYGAMLVETLVAILALIAVGSLAHGGKFPSGTPPVIFATAVSGFLHQIGLPNQISFTIVSLAVSSFVLTTLDTVARLGRLSFQELFSSSKILASKPAASVFTLLPAYLLAVTGYQNIWTLFGAANQLLAALTLIACILFLKKSKRRSFMLYIPTFIMLAVTFSSLALTIRSKIVRLQGGSFIFAIDGLQLIIAVLLFVLGIMVVISCTVKIWEKDESLEVSKAERGA from the coding sequence ATGAACGGGCTTGTGCTGCTTATTATTTCCGTTGTAGTTCTCGTTTTTGCCTATCTTTTATACGGGCGCTACCTGGCCCGTACCTGGGGGATAGAGCCGTCAAAAAAGACTCCCGCCCTGGAATTTGAGGATGGAGAGGAGTACGTGCCCAGTACCCCTGCGGTGGTGTTTGGCCATGAATTTGCCTCCATTGCCGGTGCGGGGCCGATTAACGGGCCGATTATTGCCGCCATGTTCGGTTGGCTGCCGGTTATGCTCTGGTTGTTGGTGGGGACCGTGTTTTTTGGGGCGGCCCATGACTTTGTAGCCCTCTATACCTCGGTAAAAAACAAGGGAAAATCTATAGGGTATGTGATCGAAATTTATGCGGGAAAGGCCGGCAAACGGCTTTTCCTCATCTTTGTCTGGCTTTTTTCCGTACTCATAGCCGCCGCCTTTTCGGACATTGTGGCGGGAACCTTTGCGGGAATTGACGCCGCGGGCAGTGCTAACCGGACCAACGGATCGGTGGCAACCGCCTCCGGCCTGTTTATCATTGCCGCCGTGCTTATCGGCTTCCTCATCAGAAAAAGAAAGGCCTCCGATTTGGCCAGCGGTATTATCGCGGTGGATCTGCTCATCGTTTGCATAGTCCTGGGGATTTTTCACCCCGTCTTTCTATCCCAGTCAATCTGGCTCTATCTGGTATTTGCCTACATATTCGTCGCCTCCGTCGTCCCCGTCTGGCTCTTAGGGCAGCCCCGGAACTACCTCAGTTCCTTCCTGCTCATCGCCATGATCTTGGCCGCATTTATCGGGGTGATATTTACCGCCCCGGAGATAGCCATCCCTGCCTTTGTCGGTTTTGAGGTGAACGGCAGTTACCTTTTCCCCGCCCTTTTTATAACCATAGCCTGCGGGGCCATATCCGGGTTCCACAGCCTGGTCGCCACCGGGGCGGCTTCCAAGGAAATCAGTAACGAAAAGTACATGCTCCCCATTTCCTACGGGGCCATGCTGGTGGAGACCCTGGTGGCCATCCTGGCGTTAATTGCCGTGGGTTCCCTGGCCCATGGGGGTAAGTTTCCTTCAGGAACCCCGCCGGTAATTTTTGCCACCGCTGTTTCCGGTTTCCTGCACCAGATCGGCCTTCCTAATCAGATCTCCTTTACCATTGTTTCCCTGGCGGTTTCTTCCTTTGTGCTCACCACCCTGGATACCGTTGCCCGGTTGGGGCGTCTTTCCTTTCAGGAACTCTTTTCCTCGAGCAAAATACTGGCTTCCAAACCGGCGGCCTCGGTGTTTACCCTGTTACCCGCCTACCTTCTCGCGGTAACGGGGTATCAGAATATCTGGACCCTCTTCGGCGCGGCGAACCAGCTTTTAGCGGCACTTACCCTTATTGCCTGCATACTCTTCCTAAAAAAATCAAAACGCCGGAGCTTCATGCTGTATATCCCCACCTTTATTATGCTTGCGGTTACCTTCAGTTCCCTGGCCCTGACCATCAGGAGCAAAATTGTACGGCTGCAAGGCGGCAGTTTCATTTTCGCCATCGACGGTCTGCAGTTGATCATAGCCGTCCTGCTCTTTGTCCTGGGAATCATGGTGGTCATCTCCTGTACCGTAAAAATATGGGAGAAGGATGAGTCCCTTGAAGTATCCAAAGCAGAGAGAGGGGCGTAG
- a CDS encoding NusG domain II-containing protein → MKGTLPLKPLDFAAILFSAALTVFSAFMVYGRPRDAAQVFIQGEGRTWVFPSDAEETVSIPGPVGDTVVEISGGRSRILSSPCNNQICVAAGHIHRQGQWVACLPNKVFLYIEGTGDENTELDSIAW, encoded by the coding sequence ATGAAGGGAACACTTCCCCTTAAACCACTGGATTTTGCCGCCATACTTTTTTCTGCCGCCCTGACTGTTTTTTCCGCCTTCATGGTCTATGGCCGTCCCCGGGACGCCGCACAGGTGTTCATCCAGGGAGAGGGCCGGACCTGGGTTTTCCCCTCGGACGCCGAAGAAACCGTAAGCATCCCCGGCCCCGTGGGGGATACGGTGGTGGAGATCAGCGGGGGCAGGAGCAGGATCCTCTCCTCTCCCTGTAACAACCAGATCTGTGTAGCCGCCGGGCATATTCATCGCCAGGGACAATGGGTGGCGTGTCTGCCTAACAAAGTATTTTTATATATAGAAGGAACCGGGGATGAAAACACCGAGCTTGACAGCATCGCCTGGTAA